In a genomic window of Helianthus annuus cultivar XRQ/B chromosome 10, HanXRQr2.0-SUNRISE, whole genome shotgun sequence:
- the LOC110885243 gene encoding long chain acyl-CoA synthetase 6, peroxisomal — translation MESKATRRLQTIHNHITSAAAAAGPPPLVQPNHTAGEFFNEQGYSVVLPEKLNTGKWNVYRSIASPLKLITTFPDHPEIRTLHDNFVYASEAFSDYNYLGTRVRPDGTVGDYKWTTYGEAATARAAIGSGLVAHGIPKGSCIGIYFINRPEWIIVDHACSAYSYVSVPLYDTLGPDAVKFIVNHSSAQAIFCVPQTLHSLLSFLSEIPSVRLIVVVGGVDELMPSLPSATGVKVVSFSQLITQGTSNHYPFCPPKPEDVATICYTSGTTGTPKGAVLSHGNLIANVAGGSLGIRFYPSDVYISYLPLAHIYERTNQIILAYYGGSAGFYQGDNLKLLDDMALLKPTIFCSVPRLYNRVYDGIMNAVKSSGGLREKLFNAAYNAKRQALIKGKNASPMWDRLVFDKIKAKLGGRVRFMVSGASPLSADVMDFLKVCFGCPVSEGYGMTESSCVITFMNVNDVTSGHVGAPNAACEVKLVDVPEMNYTSYDQPYPRGEICVRGPIVFQGYYKDEVQTREVIDEEGWLHTGDIGLWSPGGRLKIIDRKKNIFKLAQGEYIAPEKIENVYAKCKFVAQCFVYGDSFNSFLVAIVCVDPDMLKAWAAKEGIKFESLEQLCNDPRARKAVLADMDAVGKEAQLRGFEFARSVTLVAEPFTMENGLLTPTFKVKRPQAKAHFAKAIADMYEEVAASESSGKRVL, via the exons ATGGAGTCTAAAGCCACTCGCCGTCTTCAAACAATTCACAACCACATTACctccgccgccgccgccgccggTCCACCGCCGTTGGTGCAACCCAACCACACTGCCGGAGAGTTCTTCAATG AGCAAGGGTACAGTGTTGTTCTTCCAGAAAAATTGAATACAGGAAAGTGGAATGTTTACAG ATCTATAGCTTCTCCTTTGAAGTTGATCACTACATTTCCTGATCACCCCGAAATTCGTACCTTGCATGATAATTTTGT GTATGCATCAGAAGCCTTTAGTGATTACAATTATTTGGGTACACGGGTTCGTCCGGATGGAACTGTTGGCGA CTACAAGTGGACAACTTACGGGGAAGCAGCCACAGCTCGGGCGGCTATCGGCTCTGGATTAGTGGCCCATGGAATACCAAAG GGATCATGTATTGGAATATATTTTATCAACAGACCAGAGTGGATAATTGTTGACCATGCTTGCTCTGCATATTCTTACGTATCTGTGCCCTTATACGATACCCTTG GCCCGGATGCTGTTAAGTTTATTGTGAACCATTCTTCTGCACAAGCCATATTTTGTGTGCCACAAACATTGCATAGT TTGTTGAGCTTTTTGTCCGAGATTCCTTCTGTCCGTTTGATAGTG GTGGTTGGAGGTGTTGATGAGCTGATGCCATCGCTTCCATCAGCAACAGGCGTTAAGGTGGTATCATTTTCACAACTAATTACTCAG GGTACTAGCAACCATTACCCCTTTTGTCCACCAAAACCGGAGGATGTTGCTACAATATGCTATACAAGTGGTACAACTGGGACACCAAAg GGGGCTGTACTTTCCCATGGAAACTTAATTGCAAATGTTGCTGGTGGAAGTCTTGGAATTAGATTCTATCCGTCGGATGT TTATATATCTTATCTTCCCTTGGCACACATTTATGAAAGAACGAACCAGATTATATTGGCGTACTATGGTGGCTCTGCTGGATTTTATCAAGGA GACAACTTGAAGTTATTGGATGACATGGCTTTATTAAAACCGACGATTTTCTGCAGCGTTCCTCGGTTATATAACAGAGTATATGATGG CATTATGAATGCAGTGAAATCATCTGGTGGTTTGAGGGAAAAGTTGTTTAATGCTGCATATAATGCAAAGAGGCAAGCATTAATTAAAG GCAAGAACGCATCTCCAATGTGGGACCGATTAGTGTTTGACAAAATAAAAGCGAAACTTGGCGGACGGGTTCGTTTTATGGTTTCAGGGGCGTCTCCGTTGTCTGCTGATGTCATGGATTTTCTTAAAGT GTGCTTTGGTTGTCCTGTATCTGAGGGGTATGGAATGACCGAGAGTTCTTGTGTTATAACGTTTATGAATGTCAACGATGTCACCTCAGGTCACGTGGGCGCTCCTAATGCTGCTTGTG AAGTAAAGCTTGTAGATGTTCCGGAAATGAACTATACATCCTATGATCAACCATATCCTCGTGGAGAGATCTGCGTGAGAGGACCGATTGTCTTTCAAGGCTACTACAAAGATGAAGTGCAAAC GAGAGAAGTAATCGATGAAGAAGGATGGCTTCATACCGGAGACATAGGATTATGGTCACCTGGAGGCCGCTTAAAGATCATTGACCG GAAAAAGAACATTTTCAAATTGGCACAAGGAGAGTACATAGCTCCCGAGAAAATCGAGAACGTATATGCGAAGTGCAAATTTGTGGCACAATGCTTTGTTTATG GCGACAGCTTCAACTCTTTTTTAGTTGCTATTGTCTGTGTGGACCCTGATATGCTCAAAGCATGGGCTGCTAAGGAAGGAATAAAG TTTGAAAGTTTGGAACAACTGTGCAATGACCCGCGGGCAAGAAAAGCTGTCCTTGCCGACATGGATGCAGTTGGAAAGGAAGCTCAG CTGAGAGGTTTCGAGTTTGCAAGATCCGTCACTTTGGTAGCCGAACCATTCACCATGGAAAATGGTCTGCTTACTCCAACATTTAAG GTTAAGAGGCCACAAGCAAAGGCACACTTTGCGAAAGCTATAGCTGATATGTATGAAGAGGTTGCGGCATCCGAATCCTCAGGCAAAAGAGTTCTTTGA